The following proteins come from a genomic window of Nautilia profundicola AmH:
- a CDS encoding AraC family transcriptional regulator, with protein MTLESFTSKDIKLLFSGFSISPLFYNFLIDTVPKLDLDLEKLQSNLSFELQPILNGERVSIFKAYKLWSAIEKSSDRSNIGLIIADYFTAEKAGLLGELFFNTENLRESVEMSKRFLAILINNIHETLEDLDDDTVIFYFDIVPRFLMPFSITECYAKICYNWVNEYCGTENFPIKEINFYSSKPKHMKFYTKHFPHTVINFNQKRNYAVIKKEVFLTKNRNKNLNYKYKYLLQHAEKIKKEIYSSYTCSQTIINMILINMPEGNHSIQQIAEKLNISVSTIKRKLKNENTTFKKVTETIRKKLALSMIKDKNISYEEMSYLLGYSEYSPFFRAFKKWFKHSPSDYRTKFA; from the coding sequence ATGACACTGGAAAGTTTTACCAGTAAAGATATTAAACTGCTTTTTAGCGGTTTTTCTATTTCTCCGCTTTTTTATAATTTTTTAATTGACACAGTCCCGAAACTCGATTTGGATTTAGAAAAACTGCAATCAAATCTAAGTTTTGAATTACAACCGATATTAAATGGTGAAAGAGTTTCTATATTTAAAGCTTATAAATTATGGAGTGCTATAGAAAAATCATCCGATAGAAGCAATATCGGACTTATCATTGCCGATTATTTCACAGCTGAAAAAGCCGGGTTGCTTGGAGAACTTTTTTTCAATACCGAAAACCTTCGAGAATCTGTAGAAATGTCTAAACGTTTTTTAGCTATTTTAATTAACAACATTCATGAAACTCTGGAAGATCTTGATGATGATACAGTTATTTTTTATTTCGATATCGTCCCGAGGTTTTTAATGCCTTTTAGTATTACGGAATGTTATGCGAAAATCTGTTATAACTGGGTGAATGAATACTGCGGTACGGAAAATTTTCCGATTAAAGAAATAAACTTTTATTCTTCAAAACCAAAACACATGAAGTTTTATACAAAACATTTTCCTCATACGGTAATTAATTTCAACCAAAAAAGAAATTACGCTGTTATAAAAAAAGAAGTTTTCCTAACCAAAAACAGAAATAAAAACCTTAACTATAAATACAAATATTTACTTCAACACGCAGAAAAAATAAAAAAGGAGATATACTCATCATATACCTGTTCTCAAACAATAATAAATATGATACTTATAAATATGCCGGAAGGCAACCATTCAATACAACAAATAGCAGAAAAATTAAATATAAGTGTTAGTACTATTAAACGGAAACTTAAAAATGAAAATACAACTTTTAAAAAAGTAACTGAAACAATTAGAAAAAAATTAGCCCTCTCTATGATTAAAGATAAAAACATATCTTATGAGGAAATGTCCTATTTATTAGGTTATTCGGAATACAGCCCGTTTTTCAGAGCGTTTAAAAAATGGTTCAAACATTCTCCTTCTGATTATAGAACAAAATTTGCGTAA